ttatagcaaactatccttttgaagctacagtttatgtaaaaacaattccagcgcaccctggcgaaTGTCGATGCAAGCTGAAATGTATTTTAACTGCATCTATGGaagattaccatgcattcttgaaatatttattctgtggcatgtcactttttacatagaaaaaaagtcaggatcaaaatttttgagcttgctatagtttgtgctgataaaatttaataatttcaagtagattaattattataactgaatataattaattaatatcagtaaaataaagcatgaattactgttataatataaaatttaggaacaagaagtaccgtagaattaaaataaaatttgcaacctcaaaataccgttctgcttactgtaaacacagtcggtagtctggcgctccgtttacaacgggatttttgaacggaacttggcgccagattctaccgaatctgtggatctgTGGATAAGCAATTAgattttatatgaattataaattattttttctgaataatatttgaatatcataatgaattttactataattaaaaatttcgtaCTTCAAATATATACAAactgttgaataaaaaaagataatttataaattacttaagatatttaaattaaatgttaaaataatcgggtcaaaaaaaatattttatatgtaaagtaaaaaaaaaaaaaacaaacttacaatttattaattttttatgttggtACACGCTGCGATAACAGAAACGTTGAATCGATTCTTTTACTCACCACTGGCAGCGCCACTGAAAAACAACCCATCACCGTCAATGGTAGTAGTAATTTGTGTATGTACACGTAAGTCGCTGTTTATTCCAACCACTAAGTAACtgcaaaaactaaaaattgtttaattattcaaaataactttcgattaaagaataatttagtataaatCAGAGAATAATAGGAGTCCGATATCATGGACTACCGTCAAGTGCCTCCGGTTATGGAGGATACTCCTCAGAAGCCAAAGCACGCGTCACATTCTTTCCCCCCTGGTGCAAATGCACCAGTTGATCATCATCTGGGTGATGAAAGCACTTCATCAGTCGACacaaaaaatgtatcaatgGAGATACCGGATGAGAAATCAATTCCCGCGCATCATATCTTGAcaccattgaaagaaaatgtCGCCATTTTGTGTGAAAATAGTCCGTCGATGGACTTGTTAATTCGTCGCATGAATCGCCTAGGATTGAAGACTCCAGTTGACGCGATTAAATCCAGGAGATCTGGTCTTCTGCTCAACAAGACTATTGGGACTCAAGATGTTGTCCAGCAAGAATCCACTCATCAAACTCTCAGAAGGACTTTATTTGATGAATCAGTCTCTGAGGAAAAATCTCAGTCACCAAtagaaattgaaaatgatttgcTAAGTATTGTTCTTGAGCGAACTCATAGTCATTGCAAGCGATTATCTGATCAGTTTTCTTTTTCAGAATCATTTTTACCAACAGATTTAATTCCCTGGGATTCCTCGACAGGACATGAGACCAGTGAGATGATGCCTGAGGATCAGGATGTTAATAGTTTACTTGAGATTGATTCAAAAGCCGACAAAGAGGCAAAAAATTCTCAGGTTAAAATCGGAGTAGATAAATTTGATGTTGATGAAGGTAAAGATGTTGAAGAATACAAGATGACAAGCACATCAGACGAATCAGCGTCAGCTCAACTCCAGTGTCTTCAATTAGCAGAAAATCATCAGCTTAATGAAAGTTTCATCTATGTATCTCAAGTATTTTTGTGTTTACAGCTCTCAAACAAGCATGCTGCAAAAAAGCAAGCAACCTGCGGTCAAGAATCTCAAGCTGAGAAAGTTGAGCACCCGTCCAAAGACAACATGGGAGAAGATATATTACAAAAAGCCATAGACGAGAAAATGGGGGCTTTGTTGAAGAAAGAACAACTGACCTTGGTTCGAAATAgctttttgaaaagttttcaTAATGAGTGTGCTAAAATAACTGATGCATGGGATGAAAagtctcaaaatttatcatcTGAAGCTGAAAAAACAGTCAACGAGCCGGCGATGGATTCTgacgataaaataaaagtccAGAGTAACTTGGTGGAGCAAGATTCTGCTGCtaagaaagaaataaaagttCAGGAGGACTTTAGAAAAGAACATTCAACTTCCTTTTCTCTAATGAGCTTTGAAAGTCCTGGAACCTCGTCAAAAATAAGCTCTGGAGAGATCAAAGATTTACAATGCATGTCATCGAGGTCCAGTTGTTCAGACGAATCGATGGCTTGTGATCCCAAGTCTGATCATTCAGAAATCTCCAGTGTCTCAGTCAACTTGGAAAGTCCAAAGTCTTTGAAGAGCAAAGATTACTCGTCTATGTCATCTTTACAATCGAGCATTTCCAACGAGTCAGTAGCTGGAACAGTTGCATCTGAAGCTCGAGACAATTCTAGTCTTCTGGAAGACATCGGAAGTCCAGCGCGGCCAAAAAGTTTGATTGACAGCAAAAATGCATCTTGTTTATCTCACTCGCAATTAAGTGACTCCAATTTAAGTAAATCTGTTTCTAATTTATATAGTTCAAGCAATGACGCCATTCTAGGGTCTAGCAATGGTCCAGAGTTGTCAGAATTGGCTTCAGTAATGGAATATGATCGCAGCAGGCAATCAAGAACTTCTCCGAGCTGCTTTGACGAGTCTTTTGCTCAATCTCATCATCCAGACACTCCAACCACTGAATTCAATCAATTTTCtccatcaaaaatttttgagcagTTTCATACCAAGTCTCGTAGCATCTCACTCAATAGACGTTACATCAATATTTTCACAACCGAGGAGCAAGATTATTCCAACATTGAGCCGAGAAATCTCAATACCCTGGAGGAAGAAAGCCCGAGTCAATGTTCAACAGAGCGGCCTTTTACATACGATGAttacaagaaaataaattataatcctGGAAGACTGTTGAGTGTCGAAGATGACGAAGACAAGGATTCATCAAGCATGATTGTTGAAGTAAATTCTAGCCCGGCCAGTATCAATGATCCCACCGAAGATTTTAGTATGCTTAATCAAATAGCTGAGTTAGACGGCTCTATGACTGGATTTGTTAAAACCGAGGGAGAAATGTATGACTCTGCAGAACTCTCGAGTCAAATGGCGGCTGTTGTGGCTAATCGTAGATTAGAAAAGTCTACTAAGTCAGAGATTAAGGCCGtttctattgaaaataaaaaagaaactgTTGAAAGCTCTTTTGCTGAGTCAGTCGATATTCAAGGTGAATCAGAAGATATACTAAATACAACCATCGAGCTGAATGATTCCGTGGAATGCCTCGACGAAATACCAGCTGCTGATGCCGAAATACTTACAGGCACAGAGAAATTTAATTCAACTATCCAGTTAGACAATACACAagaaatcgaagattttttaatagacaCTTCTGCCATGCCCGCTTCCGGATCTGAGTCGATGAATAACACGACTTTCTACGATGCGATGGAGTCGTTAAACTCTTCGTCAATCGAGGAAACACCTTGTGTATCTAAGTCAGTTGAAACTATCAAGTCTCCAATGACCCCAAAGTTCAAGAAAAAGTCCGAAAGTTTGTTCCGAAAAGTGATGGAAAAAACACCGTTTTTAAAGTCAAAGCCCATTGCGTCCTCAAGTAAAGTTGAAGATTTGAGCGGTAGTTCCATTGTAACCGAGGAAGAACACTCGAGAAAGAGCAAACGTGTAAGAGATGAGCGACAAGTGCCaggtaaatatatttattgttaaaattctcaatttaatttaatgttcaTATTCATTTCTAGCTGGTACATTGGTTAAAAGTAGTTTTGTTGTGTTATTAGATAGTACTTAAGAGCGGTTGATAGTTTATTTTCAAACGAGTTTTGATcatgaataatataaaattttgaaaaaaacccttcgctcttcgataaataatttaattatctatcgaagagcgaagcacttttttagaaaattttcatttatttatgcataaaatgcgttttaagattccataagttgtacaagtgtaacagagatactttcgtttgtccaatagagggcgagagagagaaaaaatgtaaacccttcttaagATCTTGTTACCTATTCGTTCAATTCTTcgtattattttgtaattgcTTGTTACTTTTCCCTCCACTTTCCTAGTAATTGCTAGGTAGAAAATACGCAGTGTTGATAGATAAAAGTTTCTTGGCTAACAGAAATTAAGTATTGCTGTAACTAGCTCGATGACGAAacaaatttaaacataaattaaCTCTTGGCAACAATACCTTTTTAAATAGTGTTACCTGAAAGctaaaagtgtaaaatgattttttatataagggataaatatttattaaattctaattattaaattttgtttatagaTGTGCTAAGTCCACCCTCTCATAGACTGACAGTAACAGAGATCTTCGATGCAGAGTCAGGAATGCCTCGACCAGATGTCCTCATGAACCACTTCATTCTGGAAGGTAGAATCGACGAAGCAGCAGCATTGCGAATAATCAACAATGGCGCTGCTCTTCTACGATCCGAGAAAACCATGATTAAAGTTGAGGCTCCAGTTACTAGTGAGtcattttttccattttatttttattttcaatgacTAACTTTTGAGAAAATTATAGCATGGTGTGAGAAAAAATCGGAATAAAAAcctttctaataatttttaattttaatgaatatgaattttaataattcgttTGATGTTCAATTGCAGTTTGTGGTGATATTCATGGACAATTATACGATCtagtaaaattattcaagGTTGGAGGTGACCCCTCAACTATAAACTACCTCTTCTTAGGCGACTACGTAGATAGGGGGTACTTCGGTATTGAGGTgagtttataaatatcttaaattaattttcatagcaATGTAATAAAAGCAATAatgtttgataataaatatagatataaaaatttaatcgatACAAAAATATTCGGGCTATAATTAATCACTTTTTATTACGTACATGTATATTTCGCTTTTCTTTacttttttccatttaaacTTTCTATATTTCAATACTTGTATGcctttttgtgaaaaaattttcctcctATCACCAGCTCAGACTACTATCAAAATTATACGATAAAGTACTTTCAgtgttaacaaaaaaaaaaaaacattttttaaatataaatcttttttaactCTTCATTGTGTGctgctccaaattttttatgcttcGTCAAAGTAGggatcataaatttaaaaaaatgtttcaaaaaaatcgtgtttcaatATCATATTCCaatataatgatttttatttaatttaattatttttgttagtgCGTATTGTATCTGTGGGCACTGAAGTTGTGCTATCCAACCAAACTGTTCCTACTCAGAGGCAATCATGAGTGCCGACATCTCACTGAATATTTCACATTCAAACAAGAATGTAAGTTTGCATATTCAAATATTGGTAATGTTCTGAATAAGTTGAGATATTCAAGTTTTTCTATTATACCTGGTTCCATTCTAATTCCCAGTTTGGGCTTGTCTGATTTATGTCAAGAATTTTACATCTATTAAGTGAAATGAGAGTAACTATTCATAAATCTAATTCTGACTTGCTACAAAACTTTTCTAAAGCcactggtaattttttttcatttaataaaactttcagTTTTGCATAAACGGGGGGGGGGTACAATTATTGACTtcccctttttttttataatatatttaattatctaattttgaaacagttttttaaaacGCTGGTTGTGAACAATTTTTCTACTCTATTTAATCTACTCACATCTATAGTATTGCTTATTGATGTatacttttgttaaaataattttctttctacgtttgaaatttaattcaaaatacaattttttattaaacttaaatttcctCTCTGTACAACTCCTGAGTATTGACTGTTTTAAGTGTTAAATCCATCATTAATGTTAAATATGAGCCAGCTTAAATAATAAGATtcaaacataattttttattgatctaaaattcaattatcttttaattttcttaatgaCCATCCATCCTTCCGCtttgttaattattcataTGTTAGAAATTTTACAACAAACTAACTTATTCTATTGTTTCAGGCAATATAAAATACTCGGAGCAGGTATACAATGCGTGTATGGACGCATTCGATTGTTTACCACTAGCAGCCCTGGTAAATAATCAGTTTCTGTGCGTTCACGGCGGCCTATCACCACAAATCCATGACTTAGAAGACATCCAAAAGGTAACGCTTTAATTTACACGatataccaaaaaattaattgaattccATTCTGCTTATTAAgcatttaacttttttcaatactcAACGTTtgctgtaaaaataaaaagtttacattttaatcagttataaaaaaaaaatcaactttacGACTATAACGATAGATAATGACGAAGAAATcatttttacgaattttattatattacttaaattaatctcAATGTCTCGAGATTTTCTGAATCCAAacgattttttatatttttattgctaatttttttcataagatttatttcattcaaaattttttttaattctctcaattaaacaacaaaatttgaatagtaataaaatttaaacaattgatttgaaatatataaaataaaattagcatcGAGCAATAATTtctctaaaataatattgttcaATTCATGAGTGAGAAATTTATATagagattatttaaaaagaaatactAATCGACTTGACTCTAGAAAAAGTATGTGAAGAAATATTCATGTGCTTACTGTAAATCATAAAAGAAAAGTGATGATAAACGATGAATGTCAGGTCACAGTATCGAtgtgatttataaatataaataaatagaataaagaTATAGCAGTTTAGAGCATGAGAGAGAACTTTTTATAGTATAAGATCATGTATTGATGCATGGTGGattgttaattattgtaatcCTCAGCTCCATTTCATTTTGATTAAactctgaattttttcaatgacacactgaaaaaatgaaaccAATTATTACACTTCATTactcatttataatttattgttcaTAATTTACAATGCAATACTGTATTTTTAAGCaacatttaatttcatttgttCTTTAACTTTGTTACACGCTCAACAATAGAATCGTTTAATtgcttgatttatttttaaaagctaAAATAACTTCGGCgcaatacaaataaaaaaatagttttgcaaataaaaatttaaaaaatatataacggtagaaaaaaaagtgatggaacaaacaaatcattcaattaaagaaataagtgACTGATGTATGTAagtctaataaatttttgtgcaatgtgaaaatttaatttcctggctaacttaaattatttacatatgGAATTTCTTACAAATTCAAGAATAACTCCGTTCCAATCATCTTTTTGTTTGAGATAACATTTTAGTTAATATTAGATCCGTAAAGTTACACTGAATTATTGTTCTTACTCTGTAATATTAATCAGTATTATGTGTTTGACATGTTATTTATTgtgtaaaaatgattaatactaatttttaatatttatggcttatattaattttatttttttctttttgcagTTGGACAGGTTCAGAGAGCCACCAGCTTATGGTCCAATGTGTGACTTACTTTGGTCAGATCCACTCGAAAACTTTGGTGATGAAAAGCACTCGGAACACTTTACACATAATAGCGTTCGAGGTTGTTCGTTTTTCTAcaggtaattttattatctaataattattaaaacatcatcagcttttttttttgttaaaaaaaaatgattttccttctatttttttttccactttatagaaaaagttattttctttgtaaataaaaatatatatttaattgagcaataaagtaacaaaaaaattcaatgggaatattgaatattacaaagtatattattaaacaatttttttgtcatttgtaataatgaaagaaaattttaatgttgaatgattttaatgaaagttgaataattatttaattttttttttttttttttttttttaatcagaataataatttttcagttacaagttgtgaaaattattttttttacatgaaaACTCTAAAATTTGTCGttgtttgtaattattaactttacaTCACTGTAATTgatgaaagaagaaatacttgaatttttaattgttcatgaCCCGgagattttaatattttagaggGTAATATAATGCatgaattcatatttttgtcAAGTTTTTATcgttataaatttacaataatgtaaaaaataataaaataaacgaaGTTTAAG
The sequence above is drawn from the Cotesia glomerata isolate CgM1 linkage group LG4, MPM_Cglom_v2.3, whole genome shotgun sequence genome and encodes:
- the LOC123262411 gene encoding uncharacterized protein LOC123262411 isoform X4 — encoded protein: MDYRQVPPVMEDTPQKPKHASHSFPPGANAPVDHHLGDESTSSVDTKNVSMEIPDEKSIPAHHILTPLKENVAILCENSPSMDLLIRRMNRLGLKTPVDAIKSRRSGLLLNKTIGTQDVVQQESTHQTLRRTLFDESVSEEKSQSPIEIENDLLSIVLERTHSHCKRLSDQFSFSESFLPTDLIPWDSSTGHETSEMMPEDQDVNSLLEIDSKADKEAKNSQVKIGVDKFDVDEGKDVEEYKMTSTSDESASAQLQCLQLAENHQLNESFIYVSQVFLCLQLSNKHAAKKQATCGQESQAEKVEHPSKDNMGEDILQKAIDEKMGALLKKEQLTLVRNSFLKSFHNECAKITDAWDEKSQNLSSEAEKTVNEPAMDSDDKIKKEIKVQEDFRKEHSTSFSLMSFESPGTSSKISSGEIKDLQCMSSRSSCSDESMACDPKSDHSEISSVSVNLESPKSLKSKDYSSMSSLQSSISNESVAGTVASEARDNSSLLEDIGSPARPKSLIDSKNASCLSHSQLSDSNLSKSVSNLYSSSNDAILGSSNGPELSELASVMEYDRSRQSRTSPSCFDESFAQSHHPDTPTTEFNQFSPSKIFEQFHTKSRSISLNRRYINIFTTEEQDYSNIEPRNLNTLEEESPSQCSTERPFTYDDYKKINYNPGRLLSVEDDEDKDSSSMIVEVNSSPASINDPTEDFSMLNQIAELDGSMTGFVKTEGEMYDSAELSSQMAAVVANRRLEKSTKSEIKAVSIENKKETVESSFAESVDIQGESEDILNTTIELNDSVECLDEIPAADAEILTGTEKFNSTIQLDNTQEIEDFLIDTSAMPASGSESMNNTTFYDAMESLNSSSIEETPCVSKSVETIKSPMTPKFKKKSESLFRKVMEKTPFLKSKPIASSSKVEDLSGSSIVTEEEHSRKSKRVRDERQVPDVLSPPSHRLTVTEIFDAESGMPRPDVLMNHFILEGRIDEAAALRIINNGAALLRSEKTMIKVEAPVTICGDIHGQLYDLVKLFKVGGDPSTINYLFLGDYVDRGYFGIECVLYLWALKLCYPTKLFLLRGNHECRHLTEYFTFKQECNIKYSEQVYNACMDAFDCLPLAALVNNQFLCVHGGLSPQIHDLEDIQKLDRFREPPAYGPMCDLLWSDPLENFGDEKHSEHFTHNSVRGCSFFYSYAACCNFLETNSLLSVIRAHEAQDSGYRMYRKGQKTGFPVLITIFSAPNYLDVYKNKGAVLNYLNGVLNVRQFNCSPHPYWLPNFMDVFTWSLPFVGEKVTDMLVSVLNICTDDELMSDGDASLEEGAAANLRKEVIRNKIRAIAKMARTFSVLREESETVLELKGLTPTGFLPLGALSGGKMSLKNTLKSYKNLSFDEVKRLDAINERMPPQKDAPPMSVDEEKLAAAATEEKQE